One Setaria italica strain Yugu1 chromosome II, Setaria_italica_v2.0, whole genome shotgun sequence DNA segment encodes these proteins:
- the LOC101760616 gene encoding uncharacterized protein LOC101760616, with translation MATAQSSTPSFFNFLKEGLLLPTHNRRLFAAVFAIIVASSSLLLLGNDLAVQPISDEIRIDAMALNGTDPSSPEFLHLIQEIQEDTRKLLITGAVYLLVAVVIGSLIRILLQFAAVATYSGELHTFASLLGKAKAQLKGPLLTLAFVYALEIAYTAFLTVMAGILLTFVLVIKQYLALVFVGALLAIVAVVFLVYFFFVCSLSIIVAVAEPDCHGAGAVGRAWRLMKGKLLRAVVFILVTVVLAAAIWPVYNLAKTCALSNMASGLLLGFLYTILMAAVQVFEVCAMTAFYYECKESTEASATKYVKVSTKESINV, from the coding sequence ATGGCCACCGCGCAAAGCTCGACGCCATCGTTCTTCAACTTCCTAAAGGAAGGCCTGCTACTCCCTACCCACAACAGGAGGCTCTTCGCTGCGGTCTTTGCCATCATCGTCGCCTCCAGCTCTCTGCTCCTACTCGGCAACGACCTCGCCGTCCAGCCCATCTCCGATGAGATCCGCATCGACGCCATGGCGCTCAACGGCACCGACCCCAGCAGCCCAGAATTCCTTCACCTCATCCAAGAGATCCAGGAGGACACCCGGAAGCTCTTGATCACCGGCGCGGTCTATCTCCTAGTTGCCGTTGTCATTGGATCTCTCATCCGGATCCTCCTCCAATTCGCTGCGGTGGCGACGTACTCCGGCGAGCTGCACACCTTCGCGTCGCTCCTCGGCAAAGCAAAGGCGCAGCTGAAAGGCCCCCTACTGACGCTCGCCTTCGTCTACGCGCTGGAGATCGCCTACACCGCGTTTCTCACGGTCATGGCTGGGATCCTCCTCACCTTCGTCCTCGTGATTAAGCAATACCTCGCCTTGGTCTTCGTAGGCGCGCTGCTAGCCATCGTCGCGGTCGTATTCCTCGTATACTTCTTCTTCGTGTGCTCCCTGAGCATCATCGTGGCAGTCGCCGAGCCCGATtgccacggcgccggcgcagtCGGGCGGGCCTGGCGGCTGATGAAGGGGAAGCTCCTACGGGCCGTGGTTTTCATCTTGGTGACTGTCGTGCTCGCTGCCGCCATCTGGCCCGTGTACAATCTAGCCAAGACGTGCGCCCTTAGTAACATGGCGTCAGGGTTGCTCCTGGGGTTTCTCTACACTATCCTGATGGCCGCCGTGCAGGTGTTTGAGGTCTGCGCCATGACCGCGTTCTACTACGAGTGCAAGGAGAGCACCGAGGCATCAGCGACGAAGTACGTCAAGGTGTCTACCAAAGAGTCGATAAATGTTTGA